The Roseofilum reptotaenium CS-1145 genome contains the following window.
ATTGACCGTTGGCTCTCCTATTCTAGCCATTCCTTTATCCTCACCCATTTATGCGGTTACTCTACGAGATGGAATTACAGCTTTTGCGGGATTACCTCGGTTAATCTCTGTTACCACCACCAATAATACTATTCGCGCTTGGAGTGCCGCCTATTACTTCACTATCGAACTCCCTGAAGATGCCAGTGAACCCCTCAAGACGCTAGAAATTACCCAAACTCAAGGGTTTGATGTCCCTCGGTATGAGGCTCAACGGACAAGGGTTTTTGCCGGAGATCGCCGGAATCGGGGTAGATCGTTTAGCCTAGAAGAGGTGGCGATCGCCGAGCGGACTCTTACCCTCACTTTAGAGGAACCCATCCCCCCTGGAACAATATTTACTGTTGGATTGTATCCCGTGAGAAATCCCAATGTAACCGGCGTATATCTATTTGGCGTAACCGCCTTTCCCCACGGAGAAAAACCCCAAAAAGCCTTTCTTGGATTTGGCCGCCTCCATTTTTATCGAACCCCTTGGATTTAAAACCCCGTTCTTCTAGAACCGCTTTTCTAGTTCTCTCATGTCATGCTGCTAGTCACAGTGAACAGTCAAGACTCACGGTGGCTTTAGCTTCGTGAGTCTATCAACTCCCCTATTTTTAATCCCGGTTAACTCTCTCCACAAGTAGGGTGCATCATTAACGCACTCTACTCAAGCGATGGTTGACCTAGCCTTTTGTTAACATTTCTTTAATGATTGAGGATAACAGATGCATTTTCGTCAAAATTCAATCATGATGGAAGAATATGGAGCAGCTTGATATAGCGCTTCGCACTCTAGCAATAGGTAATAGCTTATATGGCTGAGAGTCTGAGGCTTCAAGCTGTACTTCATAGAAGAGAGAATCTGTATATACCCCACGTCTTTAAAACCCAACTTCAACCCTTGTATAATATAAACGGCAAATGACCATTCAAAAACATCAACCTCACCTGGAAGAGTCAAAACACCTGTGGGGGCTAACAGCGACAGAAGTTGAAGCGAGTCGCCAACGGTATGGACTCAACCTCCTCACCCCACCAGAACCAACGCCTTGGTGGAAACTTTATCTAGAAAAGTATGAAGACCCTATTATTCGGATTCTAATTGTGGCGGCACTGTTGGCCATGACCATTGGCTTTGTCGATGGAGAATATTTGGAAGGTCTGGGGATTCTGATCGCGATTTTTTTAGCGACTACAGTTTCGTTTATCAATGAGTTTAAGGCAACCCAAGAATTTAATATTCTCAACCAAGTCAATGATGAAGTCCCCATAACTGTAGTCCGCAATAGCATTTTTAGTAAAGTCCCCAAAAAGGAGATTGTAGTTGGAGATGTGGTCTTACTTGAAGCCGGGGATGAAGTCCCGGCTGATGGTTTAGTCATTGGTGCAGTATCGTTTCAGATTAATGAGTCTAGCTTGACTGGAGAAACTCTACCCGTGACTAAGGTGACCTCTAAGCAGTTAGAGAAAGTGACGGTTAGTTCTACAGCCTATCCTCCAGATCAGGTGATGCGAGGAACCATTGTGGTAGATGGCCATGGCATTCTGGAGGTAATTGCCATCGGCGATCAAACAGAAATTGGACGCACTGCACGGGCGGCTGCTGGGCCAACAGAGGAAAAAACGCCCCTGAATCAACAACTCGATCGCCTGAGTCAGTTGATTGGGGTTTGTGGGTTGTTAATTGCTGTTTTAATTGATTCGGCCTTAATTGTGCGGGGTATTTTGGCAGATGAATTTAATCTCAGTGGCCAACAGTGGTATGTGACCAGTTTAGTTATTCTAAGCGTGACGATCGCCTTAACTAAGGTTTGGTTACCCATTGTCTATCAAGGATTGAGCTTGATTAAACCCCAGATGAAATCCCCAGAATGGTTAGAAGATGAGGGTTTATTTGCATGGCTCAAAAGTTTGGCCATCGGAGTATTGGTGCTAGCGGGGGGATTGGGTATCGGTTGGCTGTTTAACTGGGTTCCGCCAACAGCGCAAACTTGGATCACCGCAGAAGCGGCCACGTCCCTACTGACCTATTTTATGATTGCTGTAGCGGTGATTGTAGTGGCGGTTCCCGAAGGCTTACCCTTAAGTGTGGTTTTGAGTCTGGCTTATAGTATGCGACGCATGACCCGGCAAAATGCCCTGGTGCGCCAAATGCAAGCGTGCGAGACGATTGGGGCAACTACGGTGATCTGTTCCGATAAGACGGGAACCTTGACTCTGAATAAGATGCAAGTGAGTGAGGCTTGTTTTGGAGGAGACTTAGATCTGATGGCTGAGGCGATCGCCATTAATAGTACCGCCAATTTACAGCGCAGTTGCAACCTCAATTTAGGCCAAGAAGAGGTTATACCGATTGGCGATCCTACTGAAGGAGCGCTGCTCTTATGGTTAGACGATCAGCAGCATAACTATGAACAAGAACGGGAAAGTTTTCGCACTTTAAACCAGTTAACTTTTTCCCCAGAACGGAAATATATGGCCACCTTGGGTTATTCTCGCCATCGTGCCAGTGATGCGGAGCCTTCTCGTCCCATTATTCACATTAAAGGCGCGCCAGAAATTGTGTTAGCCCAATGTAGTCATATTCTGACCGAAAAAGGAGTGCAACCGATTCCCAGCCATAGCGCGATCGCCCAAACTATGCAAACCTACGAAGCCCATGGTATGAGGCTGTTAGGATTTGCCTATCGGGATAACTTAACTCTCCCCTATCCTGAAGCGGAAATTGAGATTGAACGCCTCATGAGCCAACCCATGATTTGGTTAGGCTTTGTGGCTATTGCTGACCCGATTCGCCCCGATGTACCCAGAGCGATTAAAACCTGTCAACGGGCCCAGGTTGGCGTTAAAATTGTCACTGGCGATAATCCCAACACCTCCAAATATATTGCTCGTCAAATTGGGTTAGTTACCGATGAGGATGGCCCAGAATGCTTTTTAACGGGTCAAGACTTTGCTCAACTTGACGACGAGCAAGCGCGAAGGGCTGTTCGGGACTTAAAAGTCCTCTCTCGTGCCCGTCCTGCGGATAAACAACGATTGGTAAAACTTTTACAAGAAAATGGCGAAGTCATCGCGGTTACCGGAGATGGAACTAACGACGCACCCGCCCTTAATCAAGCGCAAGTGGGATTAGCCATGGGTCAAGAAAGTACCTCAGTAGCCAAAGAAGCCAGTGATATTATTATCCTGGATCACTCCTTTAAGAGTATCGAAAATGCTGTCATGTGGGGGCGATCGCTCTATCAAAACATTCAAAAATTTATCCTGTTTCAGCTCACCATTAATGTGGCTGCCTGTGGCATTGCCCTACTCGGCCCCTTTATCAACATCAATTTACCCTTAACTGTCACCCAACTGTTATGGGTCAACCTGATTATGGATACCTTTGCAGCTCTCGCTTTAGCCACCGATCCCCCCAACCCGATGGTCATGCGCCATCCTCCTCGTAATCCGAAAGCCTTTATCATCACGCTATCAATGGCTAAACAACTCTTATCGGTGGCCTTTGTATTCCTGATCTTTTTTGTCGCCTTTCTCCTTTATATTCAGCAAGATGGAATGGTTGACCCCTATGAACTCTCCCTCTTCTTTACCACCTTTGTCATGGTCAACTGGTGGAATTTATTTAATGCCAAATGCTTTGGCTTAAAAGATTCCGTCTTCAAAAACCTACCCGATAATCCTGGCTTTTTAATCATTTCTGCGGTAATCCTGTTTGGACAAATTATCATTGTTCAATGGGGTGATGGTTTCTTTAGAACGGTTCCCCTCCATCTCCAGGATTGGTTAGTAATTTGGGGCGGAACCTCCATTATTCTTTGGGTAGGAGAACTTGGACGATTATTGGCTCGTATCCGTAGCCAAATGGCACAAAGTTAGGGGATGACACGGAGAAACGGGGACGCGGAGAAGGGATAATTTTATAGAATTCAGGCCTATCTTAGGGTCTATGGATGCACAATCGGAGAAAATCATTCAATTGTAAGATCCCCCTATCCTCCTATCTCCCCATCCCCCCATTACCCATTACCGTGCGAAGCAATACATGACTGAAGTAGACGAAAAATTTCCCTTGAATTCTGTTCTTCAACCTTTGATGGAAAAGGTGGGTTTAAACTCTTGGACAGCCTTGAGTCAAAGTTCAGGAGTATCGATAAAACAATTGCGGCGCATCCGTCAAGGTAAAATAGACGATTTGAAAATGAGTACGTTGCGGCAATTAGCGACAGCGCTACACATTGGTGCGCCAGAATTGTTATCCGCTCTTGGACAATTGCCCGATCCAGTAACTGAATTGCGGCAAGAATACGATCGCCTTCAACTACAATTCAAAGAACAACATCAAGAGTTAAAAGAAGGTTTTCAGCGAGAAAGTTTAGACCAGTTAGAATCTTGGTTGCGCTATTGGCCGATCGCCGTGGCTAAAGTGGAACAGCAAGCCAATATCAAACCCAGTAATTTGGTGAAACTGGTCAAACCCGTTGAGTATCTCGTGCAAAGTTGGGGGTTAGAAACAATAGGAGCAGTTGGCGATCGCATTCCCTATGACCCCCAATGGCATCAACTCACCCAGGGAATAGCCGAGCCAGGAAGCTTAGTGACCGTGGTGATGCCAGGATATCTCTATCAGCAAAAGCTGCTATTTCGAGCAGAAGTCGCGATCGATTAAAGATTATAACGCTGGGCGCTATAGTGTTTACAAATATTGGAAAACGGCATGGATAGCTTGTTCGATATCAAAGTTATAGCTAGGGGCGATCCCATTCTTCGACCTTATTCCCTCTTCCCTAGCGCGAAGCGCTATAGTCTATAATCAAGGAGTTAAGCCCCTGCCAAGTAAACCATGCCGCAACTCAATCTCAGTAACGAACAAGCGATCGATCTGGTTAAACAGTTACCCCATCAACAACAACTGAAACTGCTTCAATTCTTACTGATACAGCAATGGGGAAAGTGGGAATCTTTATCTGCTTACGGTGTTAAGAAAGTTAGGTTACTTGCTCAAGAGCGCGGTTTTGATTGGGATTTGATGACAGAAGATGAAAGAGATCACTTTTTTGATGGCATTTTACACGAAAACTGATGTCATATATCGCTGTTTTTGATACTAATATTTTAATCTCTGCACTTCTCTCTACAACCAGTTATCCGTTTCAATATCTAGCTCTAGCAAAAACTGGGAAAATTAAATCTGTCACTTGTCAAGGAATTTTGGATGAGTTTAGGGAAAAGTTGTTGTTGAAATGCAAATTTTCTGAGGAAATGGCAAAAGCAGCAGTAGATGAAGTTCTATCTTTTTCAAACCTGGTGAGAATTTCTCGAACGCTCAAAACCATACCAGCAGACCCAGATGATGATAGGGTTGTAGAGTGTGCTGTGATGGGTAATGTCAGCCATATTGTTACAGGAGATAAGCTTAGATGAATATGAACGTATCGAACATCATTGTTAATTCTTGATAATGAGCCAAAACTACAATTTCAATTCAATCCAGGGATGATGGACACAGGCAATCCTTCCACCGGGAAAGGGATCGGTTTGGGAGCGGTTGGGCGCGGCGATTAGATGGGTAACTTTTTCAACTTGGGCAAAGTTGGGGGCATGAGGTAGCCATTGTATCAGAAATTGGCGGATGACACGCCGTTGTAGGGATAGGGGTGCGTCTGCGAGAAGTTGGCGGTTGAGTTGGGGTAAGTTGGGTTGCGAGACTTGGGTATAAAGAGTTTTCGCTATGGATTCGAGATACTCAACATCGGCATCTAGGAGTTCAGCAGTGGTGGCGAGATGGGTTTGGACTTGGGGGTTAATGGCTTCTAGGGCAGGGATGAGGTGCAATCTGATCTGGTTACGGGTGTAGCGGGTCTCTTGATTGGTGCTATCTTCCCAGATGGGGAGGTGGAAGTGTTGGCAAAATTGGGTGGTTTGCGATCGCCCAATCTCCAGCATCGGACGTACCAGTTGCACGTTTTCTGTCAGGGGACGCTGCCACGTCAGAGCCGCAAGTCCATCGAGTCCACTACCGCGAATCAGGTTATGTAACAGGGTCTCGGCGCGATCGCTCTTGGTATGACCCGTCACAATCCTGGAAAACCCATGGGTTTCGGCTAGTGCTATCAAGGCATGATAACGCCAGGAGCGGGCAGCAGCTTCCCCTTGAAGGGGCTGTTCTGCGGTTTTTTGATAAAACGAGAGGTTCCAATGTCCAGTCACCTCTGAGACATGCTGGGCATTGGTTGCAGAATCCGGGCGCATTTGATGGTCGCAGTGGGCAACAGCTAAGTGCCATCTCCAGTTGGGTTGCAAGTCCAGGAGTAGTTTCAGGAGGCAAACCGAATCTTGACCTCCCGAAACGGCTACCAACAACGACTCCTGGGGGGGAAGCAGTTGGGGGCGCGATCGCAATGTACTCTGGAACTTGGCGTGTAAGTCGCTCCAATCTGGTTTAGAAGAACCAGCCATAGGAATGCAACCCTTTGCCCAATAGATTAACACCCATGTAGCACACCCAGACGACACAGAAACCGGCAGCCGCAAGAATGGCGGGACGGCGACCTTGCCAGCCTTTGGTAATGCGAGCATGGAGATAGGCAGCGAACACCAGCCAGGTAATCAAGGCCCAGGTTTCTTTCGGGTCCCAACTCCAGTACGATCCCCAAGCTTCATTCGCCCAAACTCCTCCGGCAATAATGCCAATGGTGAGTAGGGGAAAGCCCAGTCCGATCATCCGGTAGCTGATATTGTCCAAAACTTGGGCAAGACTCAGGGTTTCTGGTGACCACAC
Protein-coding sequences here:
- a CDS encoding DUF2808 domain-containing protein; the encoded protein is MGNWIQGYKPLVLPFSLLALTVGSPILAIPLSSPIYAVTLRDGITAFAGLPRLISVTTTNNTIRAWSAAYYFTIELPEDASEPLKTLEITQTQGFDVPRYEAQRTRVFAGDRRNRGRSFSLEEVAIAERTLTLTLEEPIPPGTIFTVGLYPVRNPNVTGVYLFGVTAFPHGEKPQKAFLGFGRLHFYRTPWI
- a CDS encoding calcium-translocating P-type ATPase, PMCA-type encodes the protein MTIQKHQPHLEESKHLWGLTATEVEASRQRYGLNLLTPPEPTPWWKLYLEKYEDPIIRILIVAALLAMTIGFVDGEYLEGLGILIAIFLATTVSFINEFKATQEFNILNQVNDEVPITVVRNSIFSKVPKKEIVVGDVVLLEAGDEVPADGLVIGAVSFQINESSLTGETLPVTKVTSKQLEKVTVSSTAYPPDQVMRGTIVVDGHGILEVIAIGDQTEIGRTARAAAGPTEEKTPLNQQLDRLSQLIGVCGLLIAVLIDSALIVRGILADEFNLSGQQWYVTSLVILSVTIALTKVWLPIVYQGLSLIKPQMKSPEWLEDEGLFAWLKSLAIGVLVLAGGLGIGWLFNWVPPTAQTWITAEAATSLLTYFMIAVAVIVVAVPEGLPLSVVLSLAYSMRRMTRQNALVRQMQACETIGATTVICSDKTGTLTLNKMQVSEACFGGDLDLMAEAIAINSTANLQRSCNLNLGQEEVIPIGDPTEGALLLWLDDQQHNYEQERESFRTLNQLTFSPERKYMATLGYSRHRASDAEPSRPIIHIKGAPEIVLAQCSHILTEKGVQPIPSHSAIAQTMQTYEAHGMRLLGFAYRDNLTLPYPEAEIEIERLMSQPMIWLGFVAIADPIRPDVPRAIKTCQRAQVGVKIVTGDNPNTSKYIARQIGLVTDEDGPECFLTGQDFAQLDDEQARRAVRDLKVLSRARPADKQRLVKLLQENGEVIAVTGDGTNDAPALNQAQVGLAMGQESTSVAKEASDIIILDHSFKSIENAVMWGRSLYQNIQKFILFQLTINVAACGIALLGPFININLPLTVTQLLWVNLIMDTFAALALATDPPNPMVMRHPPRNPKAFIITLSMAKQLLSVAFVFLIFFVAFLLYIQQDGMVDPYELSLFFTTFVMVNWWNLFNAKCFGLKDSVFKNLPDNPGFLIISAVILFGQIIIVQWGDGFFRTVPLHLQDWLVIWGGTSIILWVGELGRLLARIRSQMAQS
- a CDS encoding helix-turn-helix domain-containing protein: MTEVDEKFPLNSVLQPLMEKVGLNSWTALSQSSGVSIKQLRRIRQGKIDDLKMSTLRQLATALHIGAPELLSALGQLPDPVTELRQEYDRLQLQFKEQHQELKEGFQRESLDQLESWLRYWPIAVAKVEQQANIKPSNLVKLVKPVEYLVQSWGLETIGAVGDRIPYDPQWHQLTQGIAEPGSLVTVVMPGYLYQQKLLFRAEVAID
- a CDS encoding putative toxin-antitoxin system toxin component, PIN family, encoding MSYIAVFDTNILISALLSTTSYPFQYLALAKTGKIKSVTCQGILDEFREKLLLKCKFSEEMAKAAVDEVLSFSNLVRISRTLKTIPADPDDDRVVECAVMGNVSHIVTGDKLR
- the tilS gene encoding tRNA lysidine(34) synthetase TilS, which translates into the protein MAGSSKPDWSDLHAKFQSTLRSRPQLLPPQESLLVAVSGGQDSVCLLKLLLDLQPNWRWHLAVAHCDHQMRPDSATNAQHVSEVTGHWNLSFYQKTAEQPLQGEAAARSWRYHALIALAETHGFSRIVTGHTKSDRAETLLHNLIRGSGLDGLAALTWQRPLTENVQLVRPMLEIGRSQTTQFCQHFHLPIWEDSTNQETRYTRNQIRLHLIPALEAINPQVQTHLATTAELLDADVEYLESIAKTLYTQVSQPNLPQLNRQLLADAPLSLQRRVIRQFLIQWLPHAPNFAQVEKVTHLIAAPNRSQTDPFPGGRIACVHHPWIELKL